The Streptococcaceae bacterium ESL0687 genome has a segment encoding these proteins:
- a CDS encoding CHAP domain-containing protein, translating into MKKTILSIALLSSVALATCSSSASADDIDSKIQQQDSKISNLKSQEDAAAAQVTSIEKNIAAINEKRDALQKENDKLLAESQQLNKEIDQLQKDIAEREKSLQEQARSAQTDNSATSYISAVVNSKSISDAVSRVTAMRQVMGANDQMMKQQQADKKSVEEKLAENVEKSEQARKNQAELETSAKTLTTQQAELKVAQLNLAAERATAEGEKESLLTQKAEAERAAAEAAAAEKARVEEASAQAAQAAQAQKEAQAAAASEAKQPQSSSASSASSSSSASSAATTPAASTPAATTPAATTPSTPAVSTPSDTTTTTPVASTSNKYSSANTYPYGQCTWGVKSFFGSRVGNNWGNAINWPGTAAALGHLVDGNPVAGSTIAVTSNPAWDMGYGHVSVVIAVNGDSITVQETNYMGSPNWHTQTISRSSVIAFIHV; encoded by the coding sequence ATGAAGAAGACAATTTTATCAATCGCATTATTAAGTTCGGTGGCACTAGCTACTTGCTCATCAAGCGCTTCAGCAGATGACATCGACTCCAAGATACAACAACAAGACAGTAAAATTAGCAATTTAAAGTCACAAGAAGATGCAGCAGCAGCTCAGGTGACATCAATTGAAAAAAATATTGCAGCTATCAACGAAAAACGTGACGCCCTTCAAAAGGAAAACGATAAATTACTAGCTGAATCTCAACAATTAAACAAAGAAATCGATCAACTGCAAAAAGATATTGCAGAACGTGAAAAATCTCTTCAAGAGCAAGCACGTAGTGCTCAGACTGATAACAGTGCGACAAGCTATATTTCTGCTGTCGTAAATTCTAAGTCTATTTCTGATGCTGTTAGCCGTGTAACTGCTATGCGTCAAGTTATGGGTGCAAACGATCAGATGATGAAACAGCAACAGGCTGACAAAAAGTCTGTTGAAGAAAAATTAGCAGAAAACGTTGAAAAAAGTGAGCAGGCGCGTAAGAACCAAGCTGAACTAGAAACTTCTGCTAAAACTTTAACAACTCAACAGGCTGAACTTAAGGTTGCCCAATTAAATCTAGCAGCTGAACGTGCTACTGCCGAAGGTGAGAAGGAAAGTCTTCTAACTCAAAAGGCTGAAGCAGAACGTGCAGCAGCAGAAGCAGCGGCAGCAGAAAAAGCACGTGTTGAAGAAGCATCAGCTCAAGCGGCCCAAGCAGCTCAAGCTCAAAAAGAAGCCCAAGCTGCAGCAGCAAGTGAGGCTAAACAACCTCAATCATCTTCTGCGTCTTCAGCAAGTAGCTCAAGTAGTGCCAGCTCAGCTGCAACAACACCAGCAGCATCAACTCCTGCTGCAACAACGCCAGCAGCTACTACACCATCAACACCAGCTGTGTCAACTCCAAGTGATACAACAACGACTACTCCTGTAGCATCGACATCAAACAAGTATTCATCAGCTAATACTTATCCATATGGTCAATGTACATGGGGAGTTAAGAGCTTCTTTGGAAGTCGTGTTGGTAACAACTGGGGTAATGCTATTAACTGGCCAGGTACAGCGGCGGCTCTAGGTCACCTTGTAGATGGAAATCCAGTTGCAGGATCAACAATTGCTGTGACAAGTAACCCTGCCTGGGATATGGGATATGGTCACGTTTCTGTTGTTATCGCCGTTAATGGAGATAGCATCACTGTACAAGAAACAAACTATATGGGAAGCCCTAACTGGCATACACAAACTATTTCACGTAGTTCAGTTATTGCCTTCATCCACGTATAA
- the mreD gene encoding rod shape-determining protein MreD yields the protein MTRERIIQFFIPFILLLTILFDGQFSNLLLTLFKATIYPASHIFLILLIYVVLKNSYLYNVLVSLILGIIYDSYFIGIIGIGALVFPLIALFIYHIRVVVHTNRLTRLFTLIIVTTIFEIVSNLIVYLFGLGDLDLVGFITQTLAPTLVLNIILWYILQFPLERIFIQKNR from the coding sequence ATGACCAGGGAAAGAATCATTCAGTTTTTTATTCCGTTTATTCTTCTTTTGACAATCCTATTTGATGGGCAATTTTCAAATCTCCTGTTAACCCTCTTTAAGGCAACAATCTACCCAGCCTCACATATCTTTTTAATCCTACTTATATACGTGGTCCTTAAAAATTCTTACTTATATAATGTTTTAGTCAGTCTAATTTTGGGTATTATCTATGATAGTTATTTTATTGGTATCATCGGTATTGGGGCCTTGGTGTTTCCACTGATTGCTCTTTTTATCTATCATATTAGGGTGGTTGTTCATACCAATAGGTTGACTAGATTATTTACGCTAATTATCGTCACAACAATTTTTGAAATTGTAAGTAATCTGATAGTTTACTTGTTTGGCCTAGGAGACCTTGATTTGGTTGGTTTTATAACCCAAACCCTTGCTCCAACCTTAGTTTTAAATATTATACTATGGTATATTCTTCAATTTCCCCTAGAAAGAATTTTTATCCAAAAAAATAGATAG
- the mreC gene encoding rod shape-determining protein MreC — MKKLNVSKLIIVTLLIVIIAMGSIIISAKNYKNNVRPSQMTQVINDTTSEFDMLLSSPGKFLRDQYVKLQSFLATYEENQELKKENYSLNTKASENESLLAENKALREALDLKTSLVGYQETTANVINRNPSSWNDTLIVNVGEKDGIKENMVVMANRTVIGRVSQVNDNSSKVSLLISKQGLENKIPVRVGSEDKASYGLISSYDDKKKVYIMSQVTGNNEIKDGDLVVTSGLGGDSPQDLPIGKVSGRRNSSDGLSQELFIEPLTDFYDIRVVSIVERNNEAN, encoded by the coding sequence ATGAAAAAATTAAATGTAAGTAAGTTAATAATTGTAACCCTTTTAATTGTTATTATCGCTATGGGTTCGATAATAATATCTGCGAAAAATTATAAGAATAATGTTAGACCAAGTCAGATGACTCAGGTTATTAATGATACAACTAGTGAGTTTGACATGCTCCTGTCCTCACCTGGTAAATTTTTAAGAGACCAGTATGTCAAACTACAAAGTTTTCTAGCAACCTACGAGGAAAATCAGGAGCTTAAGAAGGAAAACTATAGTCTTAACACCAAGGCTTCTGAAAATGAAAGCTTGTTGGCTGAAAATAAGGCCCTAAGAGAGGCTCTAGATCTTAAAACAAGTCTAGTTGGCTACCAGGAAACAACAGCCAATGTTATTAACCGTAATCCATCATCTTGGAATGATACTTTGATTGTTAATGTCGGAGAAAAAGACGGAATCAAAGAAAACATGGTTGTTATGGCCAACAGGACGGTTATAGGACGTGTCAGTCAGGTTAATGACAACAGCTCAAAAGTTTCCCTTTTAATCAGTAAGCAAGGTCTTGAAAATAAAATTCCTGTGCGGGTTGGAAGTGAAGACAAGGCTTCTTATGGTTTGATTTCATCATATGATGATAAGAAGAAGGTCTATATCATGAGCCAGGTGACAGGAAATAATGAAATCAAGGATGGTGATTTAGTTGTTACCAGTGGTTTAGGAGGAGATTCACCGCAGGATCTACCAATTGGTAAGGTGAGCGGTAGAAGAAATAGCTCAGACGGTCTTAGCCAGGAGTTGTTTATTGAACCTCTTACAGACTTTTATGATATTAGGGTAGTAAGTATTGTTGAAAGAAATAATGAGGCAAACTAA
- a CDS encoding NUDIX hydrolase, with product MNPTFGDKLPGKVYETRLGVYGIVSRFKGQEEICLVQAPNGAFFLPGGEIEAGEDHKEALLRELHEELGGKAHLGEYLGQADEYFYSRHRDTYYYNPAYIYDISNFEIIGDPLEDFNKIYWFPIDTAIEKLKRGSHKWGLYEWRERNQEKIM from the coding sequence ATGAACCCAACTTTTGGAGATAAATTACCTGGCAAGGTTTACGAGACCCGTTTAGGAGTTTACGGGATTGTGAGTCGCTTTAAGGGCCAGGAAGAAATTTGTTTAGTTCAGGCGCCGAATGGGGCATTTTTTTTACCCGGAGGTGAGATTGAGGCCGGAGAAGATCACAAGGAGGCCCTACTTAGGGAACTTCACGAAGAACTTGGCGGCAAGGCACACCTAGGTGAGTATCTAGGTCAGGCAGATGAATACTTTTATTCTAGGCACAGGGATACTTACTACTATAATCCTGCCTATATTTATGATATTTCAAACTTTGAAATTATCGGTGATCCCCTAGAAGATTTTAATAAAATTTACTGGTTTCCTATTGATACAGCCATTGAAAAATTAAAAAGGGGCAGCCACAAGTGGGGCCTGTATGAATGGAGAGAGCGTAACCAAGAAAAAATCATGTAA
- a CDS encoding formate/nitrite transporter family protein gives MKSPEEILGYMADLSVKKVEKSLISKFILSFMGGVMIALGYMAYVKIESLVDGGAGVLLGSLFFPVGLIVILLGGLELATSNIMVVAYGFIKKRVRLKELLDNWLIITLGNILGAIFVAGIFGVGARVMMGGKIYDMAIHVADAKLSASFMTAFLSGIGCNILVGMAALISYGIKEASGKILAIWFIISTFVILGFQHSIANSFIIPFAIMTKEASWLDFINNFIPVYLGNIVGGGVFVAFFYSLGYKKK, from the coding sequence ATGAAATCCCCTGAAGAAATTTTAGGATACATGGCAGATTTATCGGTGAAAAAGGTTGAAAAATCACTTATTTCAAAATTTATTTTATCTTTTATGGGTGGTGTAATGATTGCCCTAGGCTATATGGCTTATGTTAAGATTGAATCTTTGGTTGACGGAGGAGCAGGAGTTCTGCTTGGTTCCCTATTCTTCCCAGTTGGTTTGATTGTCATTTTATTAGGTGGTCTAGAACTTGCGACCAGTAATATTATGGTTGTAGCCTATGGCTTTATCAAAAAAAGAGTCCGTCTTAAGGAGCTCCTTGATAACTGGTTGATTATAACCTTGGGTAATATTTTAGGAGCAATCTTTGTCGCAGGTATTTTTGGAGTTGGAGCAAGAGTTATGATGGGTGGTAAGATTTATGATATGGCCATTCATGTAGCTGATGCAAAACTTTCTGCCTCTTTTATGACAGCTTTTCTTTCGGGTATCGGATGTAATATATTAGTTGGAATGGCAGCTCTTATTTCTTATGGAATCAAAGAAGCCAGCGGGAAGATATTAGCCATTTGGTTTATCATCTCAACCTTTGTAATCTTAGGTTTCCAACACAGTATCGCTAATTCCTTTATCATTCCTTTTGCAATTATGACTAAAGAAGCCAGCTGGCTTGATTTTATAAATAATTTTATTCCTGTCTATTTAGGAAATATTGTAGGTGGAGGGGTCTTTGTTGCCTTCTTCTACAGTTTGGGATATAAGAAAAAATAA
- the rpiA gene encoding ribose-5-phosphate isomerase RpiA: protein MDELKRKVGIEAAKFVESDMVVGLGTGSTAKFFVEELGRRVKEEGLDIIGVTTSHVTHELAKSLGIPLRSIDDVEYVDLTVDGADEVDSNFNGIKGGGAALLMEKIVASYSKKCLWIVDENKLVDKLGKFPLPVEVIPYGHDQLLRKFGELDLNPKIRLNMDGEFLLTDTGHYIIDLFLEEIPNPHELAAFLDSTVGVVEHGLFIGMIDKVIIGTKEGVKILEA, encoded by the coding sequence ATGGATGAATTAAAAAGAAAAGTCGGTATTGAGGCCGCAAAATTTGTTGAATCGGATATGGTTGTAGGCCTTGGGACAGGTAGTACAGCAAAATTTTTTGTGGAAGAACTTGGACGTAGGGTCAAGGAAGAAGGGCTTGATATTATTGGTGTCACAACGTCACATGTAACCCATGAACTTGCTAAAAGCTTAGGCATCCCTTTAAGATCAATTGATGATGTTGAATATGTCGACTTGACAGTTGACGGGGCTGATGAGGTTGATAGCAATTTTAATGGTATTAAAGGTGGCGGGGCTGCCCTTTTAATGGAGAAGATTGTGGCCAGCTATTCAAAAAAATGCCTGTGGATTGTTGATGAGAACAAACTTGTTGATAAACTAGGTAAATTTCCCCTACCAGTTGAAGTCATTCCCTATGGTCATGATCAGCTACTAAGAAAATTTGGTGAACTTGATCTTAATCCTAAGATTAGATTAAATATGGACGGTGAATTTTTACTTACAGACACCGGCCACTATATAATTGATCTTTTCCTAGAGGAGATTCCAAATCCTCATGAACTTGCGGCCTTTTTAGATTCCACAGTGGGAGTCGTTGAACACGGACTATTTATTGGCATGATCGATAAGGTAATTATCGGTACAAAAGAAGGAGTAAAAATCCTAGAAGCTTAA
- a CDS encoding threonine/serine exporter family protein has protein sequence MTTTIAIQILVQIVFSYIATFSAAFVLNVPRKMLNLTSITGMIGWLSFWLVKLVLDNGLLANFTGGLVVGIIALIFSRKTNISSIIFAIPALIPLVPGAVAYQALMFQISGQTIAALNKLFLVIMYAGSIALGYILSQFVTEQYIRIVDGVTMTVNNKFKK, from the coding sequence ATGACTACTACTATCGCAATTCAAATTTTAGTTCAAATTGTTTTTTCATATATCGCAACCTTCAGTGCAGCCTTTGTGTTAAATGTTCCCAGAAAGATGCTTAATCTGACTTCCATTACTGGGATGATAGGCTGGCTTTCCTTTTGGTTGGTAAAATTAGTCCTTGATAATGGCCTTCTAGCTAATTTTACAGGGGGCCTTGTAGTTGGAATAATTGCCCTGATTTTTTCAAGAAAAACTAATATTTCTTCTATTATATTTGCAATTCCTGCCCTCATTCCTCTGGTTCCAGGTGCTGTAGCCTACCAGGCTCTTATGTTTCAAATATCTGGTCAAACCATCGCAGCTCTTAATAAGCTGTTCTTGGTTATTATGTATGCCGGATCAATTGCGCTGGGTTATATTTTATCTCAGTTTGTGACTGAACAATACATTAGGATTGTTGACGGGGTGACCATGACCGTTAACAATAAGTTCAAAAAGTAA
- a CDS encoding threonine/serine exporter family protein produces MNKKDTLAVNTGLIAGRILIEGGSEMERINKTIKEIVNKASDKESQVFTSLTAIMVGVQDSSTMMFEQVEGRGINLEKIYQVDILVKMYLNDEISLDDLYKKLKYLEKNVIDFPFFTKVLAAAAESAFLMIIFTQSTAYLDMFWTALTGAAGYALAIFLHKYTNIPFIREFLGSLILGWIALIGVRFNLASNINDVIIGAVMPLVPGVSITNSIRDLIEGNLMSGIERGVEATLTIFAIVSALALVLQHVHF; encoded by the coding sequence ATGAATAAAAAAGATACCCTAGCCGTTAATACTGGTCTTATAGCCGGGAGGATTTTAATTGAGGGTGGCTCTGAAATGGAGCGAATCAATAAGACCATTAAAGAAATTGTTAATAAGGCAAGTGACAAGGAAAGTCAAGTTTTCACAAGTCTTACAGCCATTATGGTTGGAGTCCAGGATTCTTCAACTATGATGTTTGAACAGGTTGAGGGCCGGGGGATTAATCTGGAAAAAATATACCAGGTGGATATCCTAGTCAAGATGTATCTCAATGATGAAATAAGCCTTGATGACCTGTATAAAAAGTTAAAATATTTGGAGAAAAATGTTATTGATTTTCCCTTTTTTACTAAGGTTCTTGCGGCAGCAGCAGAAAGTGCCTTTCTAATGATTATCTTTACTCAGTCAACAGCTTATTTAGATATGTTTTGGACGGCTTTGACAGGGGCAGCAGGTTACGCTCTTGCAATCTTTCTCCATAAGTATACAAATATTCCCTTCATCAGGGAGTTTTTGGGCTCTTTAATCCTTGGCTGGATTGCTCTTATAGGGGTCAGATTTAATCTGGCTTCCAACATTAATGATGTAATCATCGGAGCAGTGATGCCTCTTGTCCCTGGAGTTTCGATCACAAATTCAATCAGGGATTTGATAGAGGGAAATCTCATGTCAGGAATTGAAAGGGGAGTAGAAGCTACCTTGACTATTTTTGCTATCGTTTCAGCCCTAGCCCTCGTCTTACAGCACGTTCATTTTTAA
- the mnmE gene encoding tRNA uridine-5-carboxymethylaminomethyl(34) synthesis GTPase MnmE, with amino-acid sequence MLTKEFDTIAAISTPMGEGAIGIVRMSGSDALDIISKVFKGNDLKQANSHTLNYGHIVEKDRVLDEVIVGLMKAPRTFTREDVVEINTHGGIAVVNEILQALLRNGARMAEPGEFTKRAFLNGRVDLSQAEAVMDVIRAKTDKAMDLAIRQLDGSLSNLINNTRQEILEVLAQVEVNIDYPEYDDVEELTSKMLREKTLEFESLLNNLLKTAKRGKILREGIKTAIIGRPNVGKSSLLNHLLQEEKAIVTDIAGTTRDVIEEYANINGVPLKLIDTAGIRETEDLVEKIGVEKSKKALEEADLVLLILNASEPLSEQDKQLLDLSQNTSRIIILNKTDLPGKIEKDQLPQDFIEISVLKDENIDKIEDKINQLFFENSGLAEYDSTYLSNTRHISLIEQALEALQAVNEGLDMGLPVDLVQVDMTRTWEILGEITGDSAPDELITALFSQFCLGK; translated from the coding sequence ATGCTAACAAAAGAATTTGATACCATAGCAGCAATTTCTACTCCCATGGGAGAAGGTGCTATTGGGATTGTAAGAATGTCAGGGTCTGATGCCCTAGACATCATAAGTAAGGTTTTTAAAGGAAATGACCTTAAACAGGCTAATAGTCACACCCTCAACTACGGCCATATTGTAGAAAAGGACAGGGTTCTTGATGAGGTTATCGTTGGACTTATGAAGGCTCCAAGAACCTTCACTAGAGAAGATGTTGTTGAGATTAACACCCACGGGGGGATTGCAGTCGTTAACGAAATCCTTCAAGCTCTCTTAAGAAACGGAGCCCGCATGGCTGAACCTGGTGAGTTTACTAAAAGAGCCTTCTTGAATGGTCGTGTGGACTTGTCCCAAGCTGAAGCTGTTATGGATGTTATCAGGGCCAAGACTGATAAGGCTATGGATCTTGCCATCAGACAGCTGGACGGAAGCCTGTCAAATTTAATCAATAATACCCGCCAGGAAATTCTTGAAGTCCTAGCTCAGGTTGAGGTTAACATTGACTACCCTGAATATGATGATGTTGAGGAACTAACCTCAAAAATGCTCCGAGAAAAAACTCTGGAATTTGAAAGTCTCTTAAATAATCTTCTAAAAACAGCCAAAAGAGGTAAAATCCTCCGTGAAGGAATAAAAACAGCCATCATCGGTCGCCCTAATGTTGGAAAATCAAGCCTTCTAAACCACCTCCTCCAAGAGGAAAAGGCTATCGTTACAGATATCGCAGGGACCACCCGGGATGTAATCGAAGAATATGCCAACATCAACGGAGTACCGCTAAAACTTATTGATACAGCAGGTATTAGGGAAACTGAAGATTTGGTAGAAAAAATCGGTGTTGAAAAATCGAAAAAAGCTCTAGAAGAAGCTGATTTAGTCCTTCTGATTTTAAATGCCAGTGAGCCCTTAAGTGAGCAGGACAAGCAACTCCTTGATTTGAGTCAAAATACCAGCCGGATTATCATCTTAAACAAGACTGACCTTCCAGGAAAGATTGAAAAGGATCAATTGCCACAAGATTTCATTGAAATTTCAGTCCTTAAGGATGAAAATATTGATAAGATTGAAGACAAGATTAATCAACTCTTCTTTGAAAACTCAGGACTTGCTGAATACGATTCAACCTACCTATCAAATACCCGTCATATTTCACTAATTGAACAGGCCCTTGAAGCCCTTCAAGCTGTAAATGAGGGACTTGATATGGGACTTCCTGTAGATTTAGTTCAAGTTGATATGACTAGAACCTGGGAAATCCTGGGAGAAATCACAGGAGATTCAGCTCCTGATGAACTAATCACAGCCCTCTTCAGTCAATTCTGCCTAGGTAAATAA
- a CDS encoding FeoB-associated Cys-rich membrane protein, which translates to MMNISTLILLLIILSVFAYALRKIIKSKGACEDCKCSCPTKVTPMNAAKKPGK; encoded by the coding sequence ATGATGAATATATCAACTTTAATTTTGCTTTTGATAATCCTATCTGTTTTTGCCTATGCCCTTAGAAAAATTATCAAATCAAAGGGTGCATGTGAAGACTGTAAATGTTCTTGCCCAACTAAAGTTACTCCAATGAATGCAGCAAAAAAACCGGGGAAATAA
- the feoB gene encoding ferrous iron transport protein B — translation MTTIALAGNPNSGKTSVFNILTGSSQRVGNWPGVTVDKKSGTYKKDKVTQIQDLPGIYSLSPYTAEEIVSRDYLLKDRPDAILNIVDATNLERNLYLTLQLLETEIPLVLGLNMMDALKREKKEIDLEKLSYGLGVKVVPMTAIKGRGVFEALEVSKKAEVSDSTLSYDARLETSLAEIDQILGDLLPPKGRKWYLIKIFEGDQELLESLNLSSNQKKEIAEIVAITEKIFQEDAESIIINERYALINQITGLAMTSKSSDIRFNLSDKIDKFVTNRFLGLPIFALVMWGVYYLSIQTVGTMGTDWINDNLFGEIIPSHLEAFMGYLQIADWLQDLVLNGIVAGIGAVLGFLPQIAVLFLCLGLLEDCGYMSRVAFVMDRIFRNFGLSGKSFIPMLISTGCGVPGIMASRTIESESDRRITIMVTTFMPCSAKLPIIALIAGAFFPNASWVAPSAYFLGMLMIILSGILLKKTKMLSGKSAPFIMELPNYHFPRIKSVLQYSFERSLSFVKRAGTIIFVMNIIIWFTSSYNWHFEASEENESILASLGSIFSPLFAPLGWGNWQATVATITGLVAKETVVGTLGVLYTGAKETSENGQEYWMAMREQFTPLAAYSFLAFNLLCAPCFAAIGAIYREMGDMKWTLRAIFYQTTLAYLTSFVIYQLGTCLLVGHVTAGAVLSFLIILAFIYLLVRKPKYLNNSPSLEVV, via the coding sequence ATGACAACCATAGCACTTGCTGGAAATCCCAATAGCGGAAAGACGAGCGTTTTTAATATTTTAACTGGTTCAAGTCAAAGGGTGGGAAACTGGCCTGGAGTTACAGTTGATAAGAAGAGCGGAACCTATAAAAAGGACAAGGTAACGCAAATTCAAGATTTACCGGGGATTTATTCCCTAAGTCCTTATACGGCTGAGGAGATTGTTTCAAGGGATTATCTTCTAAAGGATAGACCGGATGCTATCTTAAATATTGTTGATGCAACTAATTTGGAGCGGAACCTTTATTTAACCCTCCAACTTTTAGAAACAGAAATTCCTTTGGTTCTTGGTCTTAATATGATGGACGCTCTTAAAAGGGAGAAAAAGGAAATTGACCTTGAAAAATTATCTTATGGTCTTGGGGTCAAGGTTGTTCCCATGACAGCCATTAAGGGGCGCGGGGTATTTGAGGCTCTTGAGGTGAGTAAGAAGGCTGAGGTCAGTGACAGTACTTTAAGTTATGATGCAAGGCTTGAGACCTCTCTTGCTGAAATTGATCAGATTCTTGGTGATTTACTACCGCCTAAGGGACGCAAGTGGTATTTAATCAAGATTTTTGAGGGAGACCAGGAGCTTTTAGAGTCTTTAAATCTTTCAAGTAATCAAAAGAAGGAAATTGCTGAAATTGTTGCAATAACAGAGAAGATTTTCCAAGAAGATGCTGAAAGTATTATCATTAATGAACGATATGCCCTTATCAATCAAATAACAGGGCTTGCTATGACCAGTAAGTCTAGTGACATTCGTTTTAATCTATCTGATAAAATTGACAAGTTTGTAACCAACCGTTTCCTAGGTCTTCCAATCTTTGCTCTAGTCATGTGGGGTGTTTACTACCTTTCCATCCAGACAGTGGGAACTATGGGGACGGACTGGATAAATGATAATTTATTTGGTGAAATTATTCCCAGTCATTTAGAAGCCTTCATGGGTTACCTGCAAATTGCTGACTGGCTTCAGGATTTAGTCCTAAATGGAATTGTGGCAGGTATTGGGGCTGTTCTTGGTTTCTTGCCCCAGATTGCAGTTCTTTTCTTGTGCTTGGGACTACTTGAAGATTGCGGATATATGTCGCGCGTGGCCTTTGTTATGGACCGGATTTTTAGAAATTTTGGACTCTCAGGAAAATCTTTTATTCCCATGCTTATTTCTACAGGCTGCGGAGTTCCTGGGATTATGGCTTCAAGAACCATTGAAAGTGAAAGTGACCGCAGAATTACCATTATGGTCACAACCTTCATGCCCTGTTCAGCTAAGCTTCCAATCATAGCCTTGATTGCTGGGGCCTTTTTCCCAAATGCTTCTTGGGTTGCACCAAGTGCCTACTTCTTAGGAATGCTGATGATTATTCTGTCAGGTATTCTCCTTAAGAAAACCAAGATGCTTTCAGGAAAATCTGCTCCCTTTATCATGGAGCTTCCAAACTATCATTTCCCAAGGATTAAGTCAGTCCTTCAATATAGTTTTGAAAGATCTCTAAGCTTTGTTAAGCGGGCTGGTACCATTATCTTTGTTATGAATATTATCATCTGGTTTACCTCAAGCTATAATTGGCATTTTGAGGCCAGTGAAGAAAATGAGTCAATCCTTGCTAGTCTTGGAAGTATCTTCTCCCCTCTTTTTGCACCACTAGGTTGGGGTAACTGGCAGGCGACTGTGGCTACTATTACAGGGCTTGTTGCCAAGGAAACGGTTGTTGGGACCCTTGGAGTCCTTTATACAGGGGCCAAGGAAACCAGTGAAAATGGTCAGGAGTACTGGATGGCTATGAGGGAGCAGTTTACTCCTCTTGCAGCTTATTCCTTCCTTGCCTTTAACCTTCTTTGTGCTCCGTGTTTTGCAGCCATTGGAGCTATTTACAGGGAGATGGGTGATATGAAATGGACCCTTAGAGCTATTTTCTACCAAACAACCCTTGCCTATCTAACAAGTTTTGTAATCTACCAGCTGGGAACATGCCTACTTGTAGGTCATGTAACTGCTGGAGCAGTTCTATCCTTCCTAATAATTTTAGCCTTTATTTACCTTTTGGTACGTAAGCCTAAATATTTAAACAATTCACCAAGTCTGGAGGTAGTATGA
- a CDS encoding ferrous iron transport protein A → MKTLDNCIVGQTYYIDHLKTSSQEKQLQNLGLVKDKQIMLSKIEGENAIVLLQNHRLALDKKILSQIVVSDSLNKDYELATLDELEPGMQGIVERVDSIGELRRRLMDMGITRGVKIYVRKVAPLGDPIEVHLRGYALSLRKAEAHLVRVKVLDEASEVK, encoded by the coding sequence ATGAAAACTTTAGATAATTGTATAGTCGGTCAAACTTATTATATTGACCATTTAAAAACTAGCAGTCAGGAGAAGCAGCTCCAAAATCTGGGTCTTGTTAAGGACAAGCAGATTATGCTTTCAAAGATTGAGGGTGAAAATGCTATTGTGCTCTTGCAAAATCACAGGTTGGCCCTTGATAAGAAGATTTTAAGTCAGATTGTTGTTAGTGATAGTTTGAATAAGGATTATGAGCTTGCGACTTTGGATGAGTTAGAGCCTGGTATGCAGGGGATAGTTGAACGGGTTGATTCAATCGGAGAGCTTAGAAGAAGGCTTATGGATATGGGGATAACTAGAGGGGTTAAGATCTATGTCAGAAAGGTCGCTCCCTTGGGAGATCCAATTGAAGTTCATTTAAGGGGTTATGCCCTAAGTCTTAGAAAGGCAGAGGCTCATTTGGTAAGAGTAAAGGTTCTTGATGAAGCTAGTGAGGTAAAATAA